One part of the Prochlorococcus marinus str. MIT 9313 genome encodes these proteins:
- a CDS encoding undecaprenyl-diphosphate phosphatase: MGPLFSLMILLAATSELLAACWRNLVLGVVQGLTEFLPISSTAHLKVVPMLVGWGDPGVSATAVIQLGSILAVIAYFKRDLAEVLKGIALAFKHGQWREPNARLGLAIAIGTMPILLAGMAIKLFWPGYEASSIRSLPSIAVVSIVMALLLALAESFGPRLKQMHLVKGRDGFVVGLAQALALIPGVSRSGSTLTASLFDGWQRQDAARFCFLLGIPAITLAGLVELKDAFAELSLGGVLPLLVGIVSAAFVSWLAIDWLLKYLQSHSTWIFVVYRLLFGVLVLAWWLSGRSN, translated from the coding sequence ATGGGTCCCCTGTTTTCGTTGATGATTCTCCTGGCTGCGACCTCTGAACTGCTGGCCGCCTGTTGGAGGAACTTGGTGCTGGGAGTGGTGCAAGGCCTTACGGAGTTTTTGCCGATTAGCAGCACAGCTCATTTGAAGGTCGTTCCCATGCTGGTTGGTTGGGGTGACCCCGGCGTCTCTGCGACAGCCGTGATCCAACTAGGCAGCATCTTGGCGGTGATCGCTTATTTCAAGAGGGATCTTGCTGAGGTCCTTAAGGGCATCGCTTTAGCGTTTAAGCATGGTCAGTGGCGTGAACCGAACGCCCGTCTCGGTCTTGCGATTGCTATTGGGACGATGCCGATTCTGTTGGCGGGTATGGCGATCAAGCTTTTCTGGCCTGGTTACGAGGCCTCTTCAATTCGCAGTCTGCCTTCAATCGCAGTGGTTTCGATTGTGATGGCTTTGCTGCTGGCATTGGCTGAGAGCTTCGGCCCGCGGCTGAAGCAAATGCATCTAGTCAAGGGGCGTGATGGCTTTGTAGTGGGCTTAGCTCAGGCGCTGGCCTTAATTCCGGGTGTGTCGCGCTCAGGTAGCACTCTGACGGCCTCGCTATTTGATGGCTGGCAGCGTCAAGATGCTGCTCGCTTTTGTTTTCTACTTGGTATCCCGGCGATCACTCTGGCCGGTCTGGTTGAACTCAAAGATGCCTTTGCTGAGCTCTCCTTAGGAGGAGTTTTGCCGCTGCTTGTTGGAATCGTTTCTGCGGCGTTCGTGTCATGGTTGGCGATTGATTGGTTGCTCAAATACCTTCAAAGCCACAGCACTTGGATCTTTGTGGTCTATCGCTTGTTGTTTGGGGTGTTAGTGCTCGCCTGGTGGTTGAGCGGCAGATCAAACTAA
- a CDS encoding inositol monophosphatase family protein, protein MSSGPLPESLGSLQLSAVHQLLDRVADRQRQDFGNIVSDFKPDGSLITSCDRWSDAAIVAGLAQIAEQEGVLSEEGSKCVPDSPAYWVVDPLDGTTNFAAGIPYWAISMARFVGGRPVEAFLDVPSLNQRIVAIRGEGVWRNGKRLTNETRSTGSACVSLCSRSIRVLQRRADQPFPGKIRLLGVASLNLVSVAMGQTVAALEATPKIWDLAAAWLVLNELNCPIQWLAADPAQLHPGQDLTAADFPVLATGSHAEMQRLRSWGEALLHG, encoded by the coding sequence ATGAGCAGTGGGCCTTTGCCTGAATCTCTTGGTTCTTTGCAACTGAGCGCAGTTCATCAACTCCTTGATCGAGTTGCAGATCGTCAACGTCAAGATTTTGGCAATATCGTTTCCGATTTCAAGCCTGACGGTTCATTGATTACTTCTTGTGATCGTTGGAGTGATGCAGCCATCGTCGCTGGTCTTGCTCAGATTGCCGAACAGGAGGGTGTGTTGAGTGAGGAAGGTTCCAAATGCGTGCCTGATTCACCGGCGTATTGGGTTGTTGACCCTTTGGACGGCACTACGAATTTTGCAGCCGGTATCCCTTATTGGGCTATTTCCATGGCTCGCTTTGTGGGAGGAAGACCAGTGGAGGCTTTTCTGGATGTTCCTTCCCTGAACCAGAGAATTGTGGCGATTCGAGGTGAGGGGGTTTGGCGTAATGGCAAGCGGCTGACGAATGAAACGCGTTCGACTGGGAGTGCCTGTGTCTCACTTTGTAGTCGTTCCATTCGGGTTCTGCAGCGCAGGGCTGATCAACCGTTCCCCGGTAAAATTCGACTCCTTGGTGTGGCCAGTCTTAATCTGGTGAGTGTGGCCATGGGGCAAACTGTTGCTGCTTTGGAAGCCACGCCGAAGATCTGGGACCTTGCTGCGGCTTGGTTAGTCCTCAATGAGCTCAATTGCCCCATTCAATGGTTGGCTGCAGATCCTGCTCAGCTGCATCCCGGGCAAGACTTGACTGCGGCTGACTTTCCTGTTTTAGCGACTGGCTCCCATGCAGAAATGCAGCGTTTGCGCTCTTGGGGAGAGGCTTTGCTGCATGGCTGA
- a CDS encoding TolC family protein, giving the protein MPEPLSSLGATPSLALPNKTSEVRIRELRPLSLSEVEQLAEVNSPTLKAAASQVEQAKSNLLAALSAWYPTLNLSSSVRFQGSESRQNPANHQLTTEEYTFGEEWITNFGATLNWDLIDPARVPQIASARDSFEQQRDAYLIALRDLRLNAANLYFTLQRADEGVGIGQSAVRSSLVSLRDAQSRLQAGVATKLEVLEAETQLARDTQSLTLAVAQQNTARRSLAQLLDLPQDITPTAADPVQIIGIWQPSLEESIVAAYAFREELDSLILDISINNSNANAALAAVQPVINLSNTFQANRREGEVGVTIDNSVDWKQHSWTSDNTVSLGFTWNIFDGGRAWAQYRQNKQKAQQSEFEFAAKRDQVRLEVEQSFFNLRASNQDIKTTSIGVLSSRESLRLARLRFQAGVTTQREVVNNQRDLKQAQTLYADAMLKYNQSMIQLRRRTGLDQIAACDSLELSNKKPKDDLFDSAEVPIKPSPLNPACKASILQAE; this is encoded by the coding sequence TTGCCTGAGCCGCTTTCTTCGCTTGGGGCCACGCCAAGTCTTGCGCTGCCAAATAAAACTTCAGAGGTGAGGATTAGGGAGCTTCGTCCTCTCAGCTTGTCTGAAGTAGAGCAATTAGCTGAAGTCAATAGTCCCACACTTAAAGCTGCAGCTAGCCAGGTCGAGCAAGCAAAGTCAAATCTTTTAGCTGCTCTTTCAGCCTGGTATCCAACTTTAAATCTTTCTTCTTCTGTCAGATTTCAAGGCTCTGAGAGTCGTCAAAACCCTGCTAATCATCAGTTGACTACTGAAGAATATACTTTTGGGGAAGAATGGATTACAAATTTTGGAGCCACTTTGAACTGGGATCTCATTGACCCTGCAAGAGTTCCTCAAATTGCATCTGCTAGAGATAGCTTTGAACAGCAGCGAGATGCTTACCTGATTGCGCTGCGTGATTTGCGTTTAAATGCTGCAAATCTTTATTTCACATTGCAGCGAGCTGATGAAGGTGTGGGTATTGGCCAAAGTGCCGTTCGCTCCTCTCTCGTAAGTTTGCGGGATGCTCAGTCACGCCTTCAGGCAGGTGTCGCGACTAAGCTTGAAGTGCTCGAAGCAGAAACTCAGCTTGCTCGCGACACTCAGTCTTTAACTCTTGCTGTAGCTCAGCAGAATACGGCACGCCGATCGCTTGCTCAACTCTTAGACTTACCCCAAGATATAACTCCTACAGCAGCTGATCCAGTTCAAATTATTGGTATCTGGCAGCCATCACTAGAGGAGAGTATTGTTGCAGCTTATGCTTTTCGTGAGGAACTTGACAGTTTAATTCTTGACATTTCTATTAATAATAGTAATGCCAATGCCGCACTTGCTGCAGTGCAGCCAGTCATTAATCTCTCTAACACTTTTCAAGCCAATCGAAGAGAGGGTGAGGTTGGCGTAACGATTGATAACTCTGTCGACTGGAAGCAACATTCATGGACCTCTGATAACACAGTTTCTTTGGGCTTCACCTGGAATATTTTTGATGGAGGGAGAGCATGGGCTCAATATCGCCAGAACAAACAGAAGGCTCAGCAAAGTGAGTTTGAATTCGCAGCAAAGCGTGATCAGGTTCGCTTAGAAGTTGAGCAAAGTTTTTTTAATCTTCGTGCCTCTAACCAAGATATCAAAACAACTAGTATTGGAGTCTTATCTTCAAGAGAATCACTTCGATTGGCGCGTTTGAGATTCCAGGCAGGAGTGACAACGCAAAGAGAGGTTGTAAATAATCAGCGTGATCTTAAACAGGCCCAGACTCTCTATGCAGATGCAATGCTGAAATACAATCAAAGCATGATCCAGCTTCGTCGCCGTACAGGTCTGGATCAGATTGCGGCTTGTGATTCCTTAGAGCTTTCCAATAAGAAGCCGAAAGATGATCTCTTTGACTCGGCCGAAGTGCCTATTAAACCTTCTCCGCTCAATCCAGCCTGCAAGGCTTCCATCCTGCAAGCTGAGTGA
- a CDS encoding TIGR03279 family radical SAM protein: MWNEPSAGVAVSALDPESAAPQPRPAVVASVEQGSIGEQLGFEPGDQLLSVNGVRPRDLIDYRYLIVEEELHLEVRDATGAFHQVDLEKDSDDGLGLAFTEALFDGLRQCNNRCPFCFIDQQPLGRRNSLYLKDDDYRLSFLYGSYLTLTNLKEADWQRIEAQRLSPLFVSVHATEPSLRAQLLKNPRAGLLLEQLKWFSERDLQVHAQVVVCPGLNDGLALDRTLRELADFGTGDWPAVLSVAVVPVGLTRFRPEEDGLLPVGSACARRVISQVELLQDQFQAVMGTRFAWLSDEWYLIAGAPLPPRSTYEDLPQQENGVGSIRSFLEALDQATVILPKRLRQPRRCSWVVGRLVEQALGPACERLNAVEGLAVELHGLPSPYWGQDQVVTGLLTGHDLLEGLKALDLGDQLLLPSVMLRQGELVFLDDMTLEQLSEALQISIRIVHGAADIVAAAMGDGQEIH; this comes from the coding sequence GTGTGGAATGAGCCCTCCGCTGGTGTTGCGGTGTCAGCATTGGATCCTGAATCTGCGGCGCCCCAACCACGACCTGCCGTAGTGGCATCGGTTGAGCAGGGATCGATCGGAGAGCAATTGGGCTTTGAACCCGGCGATCAACTTTTAAGTGTTAATGGGGTGCGACCAAGGGATCTGATTGATTATCGCTACCTGATAGTTGAGGAGGAGCTTCATCTCGAAGTCAGGGATGCAACCGGGGCATTCCATCAAGTGGATCTTGAGAAAGACTCTGATGATGGTTTGGGTTTGGCTTTTACAGAAGCCTTATTTGATGGGCTTCGCCAGTGCAACAACCGCTGTCCTTTCTGTTTCATTGATCAGCAGCCACTTGGCCGACGCAATAGCCTCTATCTCAAGGACGATGATTATCGCCTCAGTTTTCTCTATGGGTCTTATCTGACTCTTACCAATCTGAAAGAGGCAGATTGGCAAAGGATCGAGGCACAGCGCCTTTCACCTCTTTTTGTTTCTGTCCATGCAACTGAGCCATCCTTGAGGGCTCAGTTGCTGAAAAATCCCCGCGCGGGACTTCTGCTTGAGCAGTTGAAGTGGTTCAGTGAGCGCGATCTTCAGGTCCATGCGCAGGTGGTGGTTTGCCCTGGCTTGAATGATGGTTTGGCTCTAGATCGCACCCTGCGTGAGCTTGCTGATTTTGGAACGGGTGATTGGCCTGCTGTGCTTTCAGTGGCGGTGGTGCCGGTGGGATTGACCCGTTTCCGTCCAGAAGAAGATGGATTGTTGCCTGTTGGCTCTGCTTGTGCAAGGCGTGTAATTAGCCAGGTGGAGCTTCTTCAGGATCAGTTTCAGGCTGTTATGGGAACCCGTTTCGCGTGGCTTTCGGATGAGTGGTATCTGATTGCAGGTGCGCCTCTTCCACCTCGTAGTACCTACGAGGATCTCCCACAACAAGAAAATGGCGTTGGCAGTATCCGCTCCTTTTTGGAAGCTCTTGACCAGGCCACGGTCATTCTTCCCAAGCGGTTAAGGCAGCCCAGGCGCTGCAGTTGGGTGGTAGGTCGGTTGGTCGAACAGGCTCTGGGTCCTGCTTGTGAACGACTCAATGCGGTTGAAGGCTTGGCAGTGGAGTTACATGGGCTGCCGAGTCCTTATTGGGGGCAGGATCAGGTTGTAACCGGTTTGCTCACTGGTCATGACTTGCTTGAGGGATTGAAGGCTCTTGATCTTGGCGATCAGTTACTCCTTCCTTCAGTGATGCTGCGTCAGGGTGAGCTTGTGTTTCTAGATGACATGACTCTGGAACAGCTAAGTGAGGCGCTACAGATCTCGATACGTATCGTGCATGGGGCGGCTGACATCGTGGCCGCTGCGATGGGAGATGGACAGGAAATTCATTAA